gcccTCCTCTGGGCGAAGAACTGTTCCTCGTTGGTGTCTTCCGGGAAGCGATGgctccacagcgccatggcttgctCGTCCATCTCGGCCAGCCTGAGACGATGCTCCCGCCTCCGGTGCTTGCGACGATCCTCGTCGATGAGAAGCCGCGGGAAAGGCGCCAACTCTTGTGCGCGCTCCCGCGTCGCCACGTCGGCGAAGTTCATGTCCTGACGGGACCGCAAGAGGCGCCACGCCACAGCGTCGTACGCGCGTGCGCCCTCCTGGGCGGTGTCGAAGGTTCCGAGACGGAGCCGCATGCCGCTGCACGACCGAATCTCGACGGAGTAGGTGCCGGACGGAcgcacgcggacgccgcggtagcccgtacctccccggcggcgaggcggcatggtggcgcggtggtggcgtgTCGGCGGCAGAGCGCGACAGAGGGCGACGGAGAGATGGAGAGAGCGGCAGAGGGCGCTGCAATTTATAGGCGCGCCAAATGTAGCGCGCGAGCTGCCGCCTTTTCCCCGCACGCGCAATCGTTTCCCGCGCGCTAGTTTtccgccaccgctggagcgcgcgaaaacgTCCCGCGCGCACTAAAAGGCCAATTTACCCCGCGCACGCTAAAAAGCCAATTTACCCCGCGCGCGTCTTTTgccgcggctgttggagatgctcttagagacTAGATGGGCCGATGTGTGGTCGGCCTTGTGGCCAAATGTGGGCCAGATGGCATTTCCGTTATTACGTTCCGGGGTTCCACAGCACAGGAGACGTGATAATCCCAGCTTCCGGGACCGGTACCGTAAACTCGCAGCCGGAAACTATCCTTTCCAAGAACCAAAGAACCCCCAACGGCTACTTTGTGCCGCCGCCGCCTCAACCACAGCCGCCCGCTTCTATAAAGCTTCAGGTCTCTTCCGTCCGCCCCAACGGCTCGCAGCAGTAGGAGGAGAGAGGGATCGGAGCGAGAGGTCCGCTGCCCGCTCTGCCCTGCTCTGTTCAAGAACTCGCCGGAGGAGTAGCACCTCGCCGGTTCTCGGCCCTTCGAACGGAGCTGGAACAGCAAGAAGTCCCCATGGCGACCAGGCATAACCAGCACGCGGCTGCCGCTCCGCAGCCGACCACCAGAGGTgagccgcccgcccgcccgccctccCTCCCGCCCAATCTCTCTTTCTCCCCGCGCGACGCGGGGAACGACCGCTCTAGCCTCTAGGGGTTCTCGATTTGTCGATTTGGACCTGCCTGCGCCGTTAGCTTCTTGCGGCTTGTTTTGTTCGAGTTCTTGATCTGTTCGTCTTACGAGCCTGATTCGCCAAGATCGGATTTTTAGTTCTCGAGTTCTTGATTTCTAGTCTGATGCGAGCGAGTTTCGTGCCTGATCTGTGTGTCAAAAAAGCAGTTCCTTGATCTTTACTCATGTTTCTCTTTCGTCATGTCCAGGTGCCGCAGTACCGGCAGGGAAGCAGAAGGACGCCGGCGGCCGCCCCGGTGCGGGAGGGAACAGGCGGGTGCTCGGGGACATCGGCAACGTCGTCCACGCCCACGTCCTCGACGGGTAAGAAAATCAATCAGCGCAAGGATCAAATCCCGTCCTGCTTTTCTTTCTTCCGTTCTTTCTCCTGAACTGAATCCGTTCTTGTTCGCTGCAACAGCAAGATCCAGCTGCCGGCGGGGATAAATCGCCCAATCACCAGGAGCTTCGGTGCTCAGCTCTTGCAGAAGGCCCAGGCCGATCCATCTAAGGTACAGACAGACACGAGCCCCCCTTTCCGATGTTCGAAAGCAATTTCTTGATGATGGATTTCTAATCTAAATCGCTGTGGTGGTTTGCAGAACGGCGTAGCTGTTCCTCCAGCAGCGCGGGCCGGCCTGAAGCCGGTGGCCAAGAAGGTCCCTGTCAAGCTCAagcccgccgcccctcgccctgaGCCGGCCGCCAAGATCGTCACCGGCTCCGGCGAAAACAGGAAGCCATCAGAGGTCGCCGCCGTTTGCTCTGCCCCCAGGAAGAAGGTCGTCCACACCCTCACGACCGTGCTCAGCCATCGGTCCAAGGTGAGCGACCCGGGCCATCCAACCAACACCTCTCTCTGTCCTTGGTCCTTACTGCTCATCCTCTCCCAGTAGTGCCTTAACTCTGCTCGCGTGTTCTTGTGAATGGCAGGAGGCCTCAATCGATGACATCGACAAGCTCGACGGCGAcaacgagctcgccgtcgtcgactacatcgacgacatcTACAGATACTACAAGGAGGCACAGGTAACCACAAACCTCCCTCTTCAGCAATTGTCTGCTCAAGTGACACACCGCAAGCAACTGTTCTGACGATGTTCACCAATCTGTGTTGTGTTGCAGCACGAGTGCCGGCCGATAGATTACATGGGCAGCCAGCCCGAGATCAACCCCAAGATGAGGGCAATCCTGATAGACTGGCTAGTGGAAGTGACCCATAAGTTCGAGCTCATGCCCGAGAGCATGTACTTGACAATGTACGTCATCGACAGGTTCCTCTCCTTACAGGCGGTGCCTCGGCGGGAGCTGCAGCTCGTCGGCATGGCGGCCATGCTCATCTCCTGCAAGTACGAGGAGATCTGGGCGCCCGAGGTATATATGGCCCAAACACTTTCTCTCATCCCCAGTGAATCCTGTTCGTTCCAGTAGCTGCCTCAATCTGCTCgtgtctgtctgtctgtctgtctgtctgtctgtgaAGGAACTCTGAATCTGAAGTGGCGGTTTGCTTTGTGTTTGCAGGTAGACGATTTCATATCCATAGCCGACTACTCGTACTCGAGGCAGCAGATCCTGTCCATGGAGAAGAATATCCTGAACAGCATGGCGTGGAACCTCACCGTGCCCACCCCGTACGTCTTCCTGGTGCGGTTCGCCAAGGCCGCCGGGAGCGACAAGGAGGTAAAATGCATTGGACATTGATTCAGATATCTGAAGTTGCATGTCAGATAGATGTGCCATGGAACAATATGATCTTGTTGTTGAACGTAGCTTGAACATTTGCTGAATTTCGTTTCCTCCTGTTCTTGTGGATGAACGCAGCTTGAGCATATGATCTTCTTCTTCGCCGAGATGGCGCTCATGGAGTACGGGCTGGTCACGGTGCGCCCCTCGCTCGTGGCGGCGTCTGCCGTGTACGCCGCCCGGTGCACGCTGAAAAGAAGCCCCGTCTGGACAGAAACCCTGAAGCACCATACGGGATTCGCTGAACCGCAGCTCCTGTGAGTGATCCATTCACTTGTCTGCCTGATGAACTTTGCTGAATGAGCTGGAACTCATGGAAATTCTTTCTGTTTGTTGGTTTCAGGGAGCCTGCCAAGATGCTGGTCATGGCGCACGCGGCTGCTCCGGAGAGCAAGCTCAAGGCCATCTACAAGAAGTACTCGTGTGAGCAGTACGGGCGCGTGTCTCTGCGCCCTCCGGCAGTTGCTGCTCCTCAGCGCCTGGCCTAGTCTGCTTTAGGATTTGCTGCTCGGCTTTCGATCTTGAAAGCTTGGTTGCTTACTGTTACTGTCTGTGTTCTGCTACTATCTGATATGATACACCAGGGTGTAAACAACAACTATATTCATTCATATGTTTGAATCGTCTTCATTCAAAGTAATGCTTTAGCGATTTCCTTGGCTTGAATGAAGATTGCTGGGTATTACTTACTCTGTATATACGGCACACCAGAGTGCACTACAACAGTTCATACTAGTTTGAATCGAATTCAGAGCTGTGTTACTGAATAAGTTTTCCTGTTCTTACAAGTGGTCTTTGTTTCAGTTTGTGTTTGTTACAGTTATCCAGTTCTCTTTTTCTCTTCGGATCAGGAGCTTTTCGTTGCTGAATAAGCAAGTGCAGAAACTTAAAATTGAAAGCAAGAAAAAACTTAAAATTACAGTTTTATCCAGTTCTTCTTTGTTTCAGTTTTCCTTGCCGAACAAACATTAGCTGACTGCAGAAACTTAAAATTGAAAGCAAGAAAAAACTGTTTCCCCATCTCAACAGCCATCTGAATATATCTTGAAAGCTTGAAAAAACTTTTTGGTTTACACTTGTCACCTACTTGTAAAAATCATAGCTGAAATTTTATCCTCGTTGGACTGAAAGTTTCCTTGGGTGGTATTGGTCAATTCTCAGTTTTTTTTTTGCTGAACAAAACAATAATGTACTTGCAACTGTGTTGGGCAATAAGAGACAACAGGGGAGCTAATTCAGATGAAAGGAGAAGCACATATATACCAGAGAGTGCAGAAAAGGAAGCTCAGGAAAAATAAACCAAGAGGGACTAGAATTACAGGAAAAATGGAAGTGATTTGAAATTCATTTAAAGGGACTGACTCTTCTTTTCCCTCCACCTTTCCAGCAGAAAATTGAGTTCATTCCCAGCGTCAATCGAATTCAAATGCactctcgaaataggctttcgccccgctatatTGATATAGCAACCATCCGATATAACAGAGATCCCAATGCTGGGGCAGACAGCACAAGTACACCCAAGAGAAAAGAAATAGAAAGTAAAAGAAACGAATGACAACAGAGTCGGATCGACGGAAATGATGATGATCCACAACCGTTGCGCCCTTCGAAGATTTCCACCACACTCCTAGCACTTCGGACACACCGCAACACTTTCAGGAAGGAATTCGACGATAatgacgctgctgcccggactggtcctagggtttcccccggtacgcagaCGGGTGTGGATGAGGGGatacccgacgcccttcaggaaggaacgACGACGCCCACATGCGTCGCCGCATCGATGCCAGCCAAGCCGGCAAGGATTTCTCGCGTCCGCCACACACCCACACCTCGACCGATCCGTCGCGCTCCATCAAACTTGCCGCCAACCAACATGCGCTACCACAGTCTTAGAGTCACCACCGCCGTCTCACTGCGTCAAATACACTGCTCAAATGAACAACATACTTATTGAATTCAAATACATTTCAGTTATTGAGCCGTGAAATGTAACTGATGAAAGACGTGAAATCGCTGTCCGATGAACCACCCACTTCGACCGCGGCACGAGAAGCTTCTTTCATAAGAGACGCTCTCCTCCTCGCGCCCTCACCGTCGTCACAATTCATAAGCCCATTAACACCTCCAGCAATTTCATCTCTTCCGATGGCGTCATCGCCCCAGACCTTCTCCTTGAGGTTGTACCCAACCTTCCACTCGTCGACGATAGCCGGCTGTTGATCGGCTGGTCGAAGGCTATCGGCAGAGTCAGCATCGGCACGCCGGCGTACAGCGCATCCAGCGTCGAGTTCATGCCGCAGCGGGTGAAGAACCCCCCAACGGAAGGATGGCACAATACATTGAGCTGGTCACACCACGGGACGATCACACAGTCGCCTCGACGGATCAAATCGTGCACGCCGGCGCAGGCGTCGCGGAGCACCCAGAGGAACCTGAACTTGCTCTCGGCCAGGCCAATGGCGATCTCGTCGAGCTGAGCGGACGACACCGAAGTTGTCAGACACCGGACAAGCGGTACCGCCGGCGGCCACGGGCAGGCGGTCGAAGCGGTACTGCACGGAGAACATGGTGGCGCTGGGTGGCGAGAGGACGCACACCGGGACGCCCCTCCGGTTGCCTACGCGCACGGCCCAGGGCACGAACGTGTCGGCGAATATGGCCGCCGGCGCGGCCCCGAGCCGGTCGAGGAGGCGCTCGAAGGGAGCCTCCATCCGGGTGTACACGGCCTCGACGAACCCGGCCATGTCCTCGGCGCGGCCGTGCTCGGAGGGGACGACGTTGGGGATGGCCTCCAGGCGGACGCCCGACGGCGCGGGCCCGCCGCCGAGCAGGCCGAGCCACTCCTCGCTGACGACGACGGTGGCGGAGACGCCGCcccgggcggcgaggaggcggcacaggttCAGCATCGCGTTGATGTGGCCGCGGCCAGGGTGCGGCGACGGAGTTCATTGGTCGGTGGCTACGCTTGGCGGCCTCCTGCTCGGCGGGGATCGAAGACTCGAAGCAGAGTTCCTGTGAACTGTGACCATGGTCCATGGGGATTCCGGCTGCCATCTTTCgtgcaggcggcggggcggcgggaccGAAAATACATTATTTCTACAGAGAAAAATGCATAGAGATATCCACCAACCAATTCCACCGTTTGTCATGCTTCAAGATTTGTGCTCACGTtttacttttttttagaaaagaggcTGGCGCCTGGCTTTAAAATGTAGCTCTTACAACCAACAATACAACACAACACAACACAACGCCAAAAGAAAAAACTCCGGCATGATACAAGGGTGCCTAGAAACAGCAACAAAGCCGAAAAAGCAAAGACAACGAGGCATTGGAGCCCTCAAACATAACCGAAGGACTGATGCGGCGAAGGAAGCTAGCCGTCCATGGAAGTTGTGTCTCGCCATCGCCTAGACATCCGGCACAATAGCGCCAACCTGCTCACGTTTTACTTCCTCCCATAAAAAATATTTAAAGTTTTAAATTTGCCCTAAATCAAACTTATTTATTTTTGATCAAATCAATTGCAAACTTTGGGAATTTGGTCGCCCACTAAAAAATTCATGGTGTCAGAAAGTACTTGTGTTGATTGTAAATTTTTCCTAAATGAAAATTAGGATAACAATATGTCCAGAAACAGAGAACTTAGCTGACTCGACACACACTATCAGAAATCCAACCACCGCACCATTTTCCATACTGGCAATGGTGATTTCACGACAGACAAC
This DNA window, taken from Triticum aestivum cultivar Chinese Spring chromosome 1D, IWGSC CS RefSeq v2.1, whole genome shotgun sequence, encodes the following:
- the LOC543039 gene encoding cyclin-B1-5, which translates into the protein MATRHNQHAAAAPQPTTRGAAVPAGKQKDAGGRPGAGGNRRVLGDIGNVVHAHVLDGKIQLPAGINRPITRSFGAQLLQKAQADPSKNGVAVPPAARAGLKPVAKKVPVKLKPAAPRPEPAAKIVTGSGENRKPSEVAAVCSAPRKKVVHTLTTVLSHRSKEASIDDIDKLDGDNELAVVDYIDDIYRYYKEAQHECRPIDYMGSQPEINPKMRAILIDWLVEVTHKFELMPESMYLTMYVIDRFLSLQAVPRRELQLVGMAAMLISCKYEEIWAPEVDDFISIADYSYSRQQILSMEKNILNSMAWNLTVPTPYVFLVRFAKAAGSDKELEHMIFFFAEMALMEYGLVTVRPSLVAASAVYAARCTLKRSPVWTETLKHHTGFAEPQLLEPAKMLVMAHAAAPESKLKAIYKKYSCEQYGRVSLRPPAVAAPQRLA